The genomic stretch CTGAAACTTTTACAATCAGAGCTTGACTCACATAGtttctgttaaatatttattaatttaaattaattgaatacatttttatttaacctagtaaaatagatattttaaaaattgaaacaatctaaatgtcctgGGAAACTAGTTAAATAAGTATGATACATTCATGCCATAAAATATTGTGTAGCTGTGTAAAATAACAAGGATGTCCTTTAGGTACTAATATAGATTGTCTCCAAGATAAATTGTtaccatttatgttaaaaagggagggagggtagATTAGTTCTCACATGCAGGAACTTTCTTGTGGGGCTCCCTCTAGTGGCACATATGTGGAAGGATTCAGAGAAAACAAGTTGGCTCCGGCCGGCTGGGCGATTTTCAAAGTAtgtcattttatacattttggatttgGAAACAGAAGCAAATGAAcaatcaaataaacaaataaataagaacccATTTTCAAAAGTTCAAGAGGGCTATATTATGTATTATTGTGGAATTATGCATTATTAAGTAAACACCACAAGAAGAAGAACACAAGAAGCAGAACAGGGCATGATATATATGTTACACATTCTCTGGAAAAGCTTAGGCAGTACTGCTATTGGGTAACATCTAGGTAAGCTCCCATTTATTGAGTGTTGACTATTTCACATACGGATAGTGTGTTAATATACACATTAACATATTTATAGTATGTCATTTTGCATACATGACTGTGTACACGGCCTGTTATCAGACCTGGTGAAAGGTGTAGATCAAACGGAAATTACTGAGGAGAGTAAGAAACAGCCCAAGAATATTTGCAAGATCATATAACATACGCCACACAAAATTAAAGTAACTTTTAAGTGCTGAAGGAAATGACCAGCCTGACCAACAACACAGGGTTGTTAGACACGTCCACACCATGCACCATGCCCAGCAAACCCCAGATGTTCCTATACCCAGATTTCTGTAAATGGCAACTCCACTGGCTTTGTTTTTGCTGgtggccctgcccctttcccttATCCAGAGACCATGTCATCCAAGGGACTGCTCGCCCGAGCTCCAGAAATCCACCCCCTTTCCAAAGATGTGAGGCAGTCGAGGGCATGGAGGCAAGTGAGGTGAGCTCTTCAGAGGTAGGGGGTGTAGTCGTTATAAGTGGTTTTGGTTGGCTAGCTCCTGACCCTCTCTCATCTTCTAACCCTCCACTCCACCCTGATCTCCTATCCAGCTTTTGACAACTGGACTAGTGCCAGATAATTTCAAGCACCCTACGACCCCCAAACCCTGTCCAGGAAAGCATCTTGTGCATAACTTTCTTACCTGAACCTGAATTTGTATCTTGGAGGAAGAGCATCACAGGATATGTTAGGTTCTAGAAGGAGAGAATCCCCACAGGAGAGGAAGTCAGGCAAGCACAGAGACTCCTCTTCCCACCTCATTCATCCCTCCAGACCTTGATTTTCACCCTCTGGGCTTCAGAATAGCCAGCCTGCTTGTGCCCAAACTACAGCTGCCttgcagaaaaaaagaatacaccaCTCCCAGACTCAGCTGACTGGAGTCCATCCTTCTAGCCCCTCATGCTCATCTCAGACAAGAGCAGAAAATGTCTGTCCCTGCTCTGTTCCTAGCCCTTGAACGGTGCTGCCCAATATAATTTTTTGTGATGATGGATCTGGTCTATATTTGTGCTGTCCGATGCAGTAACCACTAGCTATATGTGCTACTGAGCatttgaaacatggctagtgcaATCAAGGaactgactttttaattttatttaatttaaatgggCACTTGTGACTAGTGATTACAGTATTGGACAGCATGGCTTTAAAttgtccatccttttttttttttgatgagacaTCCTTGTTTTAAgattggaaaatatatttttcaaacttgGTGCTGATACTGGTCTCACTCTTTAGTGATCAGCCACGTCTGGGGATAAGGAGAAAGATCATATTCCCATCCAAGATCTCACTTTCCCCTGTGACACTGAGGAAACTGGAGAGTGATGCCCAGGCTGGGGGCTGTGTCCTGACTGCTGATCTGTCCTCAGTGCCTGTATTGATTGACAGCCGCTGACTTTGCGGATCTTGCTTTCTTTATGCTTGCCTCTTGGAGCACAGGTGGCCATCAACTCCTGACACTTGACtcgtgactttatttttttttaaatgcattactttaatatatatatatatatatatatatatatatatatatatatatatatatatatatatatatatttggttgcaccaggtcccagttgcggcaggcaggctccttagttgtggcatgagaactcttagttgcagcatgcatatgggatctagttccctgaccagggatcgaacgcaggccccctgcattgggagcatggagtctcatccactgtgccaccagggaagtcccgactcgTGACTCTTTGAAATGTATTCTTTGGGAGGGAGAAGTTAACTAAGTCCAAGCAACACATCTGAACATAAGGAAGGGTGTTTGGATTTGCGGTGGGAGAGAGGAAGGTCAGACATCAAGAGGAAAGAATGGCCTGGTAATGACAACTATGAGACCATAGAAATAGGAAACCAAGTCTAaatgttccttcctttttaaaaatccaacacaGATCCCTATTTTTGGCTAATACCTGGAGGAGAGGGATTGAAGGGACCTTGCAGATTGCACTGACAAGCCTCAGCCTGAGGGCCGGTGAGTGATCTATCCCAACAGGTCAGATCCTAGAAGCCCCCTCAAAGGCTGGCCACCAGGAGAGAGTGGGGGAGGAAGACCCAGTACCAGGCAGCCTCTGCTCCGTAGCtctgagggggtggggaaggcaaaCCCTGGTCATCCCCTGGCTCTGTAGCCCTTTTGTGTAAGTGCCTGGCAAGGGTAACGTGGGGCTGTGCCTGGGAGCACAGCTGCAACTCTGCTGGGGAGGAAGCAGGGCCAGGGCAGCTCTGCCCTCCCCGATCCTCCCCTGGGGCTTCTTCAGCCGTGGGGACAAGCACCCCGAGGGCCTCTgctcagcctgaccctgctgcAGGGGCTCTCTTTCCCCACTGACAGTGGAGATGGCCAGTTTTTTGAGCTCCTCTCTGCCcagctgcctcccctccctcctcctcctcctccagctgtCTTCCATCTCTGCAGGTAAGATTTCTCTTTATTCCTGACCTGGGGAGACCCTGAGAACAGAAAGGCTAGTTCCCTGGGCTCACCTCCTTCAACTCACCCTCAAGTTGCCATGCATGTTACCTTTTCGAAACATAGATGTGCTGACATGGTTCCCCACAGATACCGCCAGCGCCTCCCTACGGCCTTCAGAAGGGGACCCAAATCCATCATGTGACCTTAACTCAGGGCTTTCTTTGAACTTGGTCTTACCTACCTTTCCAACTTTGCTTTCTCACCTATCAAACGGGGACTATCCTAATAACAGCCTCTTGGAGTTGCTGTCAGGGTTCAATTAGATAAGGTGTATATAATATGCTTAGTTGTGCCTGCCCCATGATAAAtcatgataaatgtttgttgagttgtAGTGTCTCATCATGTTTGAGAGTTCTGTTTCACACTATCAGGCACTAATAAGTTTTTACAGAGGATCCCTGCTCTCCGAAGACAGATTCCCAATCTCAGGGAGCCGCCTAACAGAGAAGGCTCAGAACATATACTCCCTCGGGAGATGGTTCCAGGTCTAATGGAGAAACCAGCTTCATCTTCTAGTAGCTCCAAGTCTGACAAGGAgatatatcccacagaggaaaaaagaCTGGGAACATGTACAGGGCAGGGTCCAGGAGCTGTAGAGAGGGTTGAAGAtacagaggaaaagaagaaggaagaaagaaggaaagaagatccTCCACCTCTAGGGTGGAAGATCTCAGAGGAGAAGAATTTGGGACCAGGGTGTGAACAAGTACAGAGGGCTGAGAAGTGATGgagaggtggtggtggaggaacAACCAAAGCAAAACCTCTAAGGGGAGAAGGAGGATCAAGTTGGCCAAGTCTGAACAGGGAGGCCCACGGGACAGTTAAACTGCAAGATGCTGGACCACATTCCAAGGTGGGACCTAAAGGCTGGGATGACCACATGCTAGAATGTTCTGTCCAGGGAACTCATGGTATCTCTATAACCAGAGACCTTTAAGAAAAATTGAGCTTCTCCCTGGCTCtagaattctatttaaaaatcaagTGTCTTCTTCTTTCCCTGTTTTGAAGCAGCCCTTCCCATGAAGGGCTTGTTTGTCAAGGTTCGCTCTGAtgctcagtttcttttcttttgtgtcttGGATAGGACAGTTCAGAGTAATGGGACCAGGGCAGCCCATCCGGGCACTGGTGGGGGATGAAGCGGAATTGCCCTGTCGCATATCTCCAGGAAAGAACGCTACAGGCATGGAGGTGGGATGGTACCGACCCCCCTTCTCCAGGGTGGTTCATCTCTACCGAAATGGCAAGGACCAAGATGAAGAGCAGGCGCCTGAATACCGGGGCCGCACGGAGCTGCTGAAAGAGACTATTGGGGAGGGAAAGGTGACCCTCAGGATCCGGAATGTAAGGTTCTCGGATGAAGGAGGTTTCACTTGCTTCTTCCGAGATCATTCTTACCAAGAGGAGGCAGCAATAGAATTGAAAGTGGAAGGTGAGTAGTGTCTATAGTAGTAGGTATTGTCTGTTGGGTGGCCAGGACCTCCCTTTGAGGCTTCAGTCATTCTCTCAATTGAGATGAGATCCTTCAACCCAAACAGTTCATTCCTGGGAATTAACTCCATAGAGATACGCACATCAGTATCTCTGGGAATTCATATGCTCACATTGTTTGTTACATCATTATTCTGTAATGATGTAAGGAAGCCAGAATCAGAGACTGTGCCCATGAGTAGGGAAGTGACTGAGTAAACACGGTTACCCATACAGTGAATATCATACAGCCATTTAAGATTGTTTTAGGGCCATTCCAGACAGCTTGGAGGCATTTTACAAGGTATTGTTGAGTGATGAAAGCAAGCTACAGAATCTAGGGAACAAAACCAAAACCTTACGTTTTATATATCAGAGAAACATATAAAGATATCCATAAGAAAGTTAATACGGTTCACTTTGGGGGAGACAAGGGAGGATGGGGTGTAATCCAACTAAAAAAGACCATAATTTTATCCATATCATcatatttatccatttatataaaagtgTATATATAACATGCACATTTGTGGGTATgtatagagaaattaaaattttttttaaatagaaaaaatgaaaaatgtaggcAGCAAAATCCAAAATAATCAATTTGTGATTATTTTGTGCTACTAGAGGGGAATATGACTTACCTGAAAGTTAATCAAAGTATCCAAGTGGaccttttcctttcttgttttgctttggattgtcttttcatttatttgttataaACAAGGGCCTTATTCCTAAGGAGTCAAACTGATCAAATCCTATTACAGTGAATTCCTCAGTTGATGTGTTTGTGGTGTTTTATTAGATGAGGAACATTATTAAACAATATATTCCTGGTAAACATAGTTGCAAGGAATTAAACAAGTAGAACTAATGTCTGAATATAATCATAGAAAGAGATGTTACCTATAGATTTTACCTCCACTGCTTCCTTTCTCCAGAATTTCGTTTGTGGTATGTATGTTTTATGTGAGGGAtgactttgaaatttatttttttgttttatcccCGAGGGGTTAAGACACCGACAAGGAGGGGGAGATTTGAAAATTAATTGCTATTTAATTGAGGAACAAAAAAATTCTGAAGCCTGGGCCTCAGGtcatttcccttccctcctccccacctgcaGGGCAAACATCAGACAATTGATCACTTTTGTATCTCAAGGGCCACTGTTGCAGTACTGGGACCAGAAGATGGCATTGTATGAAGGATAACAAAGCACTATTTCTAGAGATGGATCTCAGGGATGTGAAAACAGCTTTGTGTGTCACAGAATGTTCTTCATACAGCTGTTTTCACTGGGTGGGGGGGTTACCTGCAAGGAAGTCTGATAGTGAGGATCTCTCCAGTTTTCCAATTTTCCTCATTCCTGTTCAGTAGCTTCCTGGCTCAATAACTGCCTCCCCCAGtacatccccaccccaccccaacaagcaaacaaacaaacaaatgaactgcCTGGGGAGAAGTAAAGTTATCCTTTGGGTGGATTTCCACATTCCGACCCTCTTCTCCCTTCTCATAATCTGCATGCCTAAgagtcttttaaaaaagagagtttTATGATGGACCACCCACCTAGCATGAGGATCCAGGAAGCTGAGACAAATTTAGGACTGAAATGCAGTAACTATGTGATTGCCAGGTTTCAGGTGTAATTACTTCCCCTCTTTCTCTAAAGAGTTTCTAATCTCTCCTTCCaactttgtatttttcttgtcAGTTTTGTGATTTTATTACTAGTTGTCTCTAAACCTTTAAACTCTTCATTGTGAAACTTTAAAACATATACAGAAGTAGAGACATTATTATAATGAGCCTCCAAGTTCCCATCACCTGACTGCAACAGTTATGACCCAAGGACAGGCCACCTGTTTCACTAGACCCCACTCACCACCATCCTCCCCAAATGAATTCCTCCGGCAAATTCTAGGCAGCATTATCGTGTCATTGCTAAATCCTCAAAACTGTATGTCTCAAATAGAAAAactcaaaaacacacacaaaaaaacaaaatcataacCAAAATACTATTATTACATctttaaaatttaacaaaaatccttaacaatacccagtctgttcacatttttatgattgttttataaatatatttttacagttGGCTTGCTTGAATCCAATCCAAACAAGATCCACAGGTCGGTATTCGCCCTGTAGAGTTTCCCACAGTCTAGATTTTGCTGATTTCATTCCCATGTTGTTTAATACAGTGTTCCATACCCTTTATTTTCTGTAAACTTATAGATTAGGATATGAACAATCAGATTCAGGTTTGATTTATTTTGTCAAGCATATTTCATAGGTGATGCTATATACTTCGTTCATATCACTTTACATCAGAAGTCTCAtaatgtctctttttctctttttgtgatccTAACcctttgttaaaatataaaaggtgtacaaaaaaaggaactaaaataTGTAATTGTTAAACCATGTTGCTCCAGGTAACTTCCAATGAGAACTTTGAAAGTAGAGCTGGCTGTGTTTTCTCCTGGGGAACACAGTAACAGACAAGAGCCTGAAACCGCAGCTTAAAGGATGGTATTTATACCTAAGAAACCAGTTTGATGTTGTTTGCTGTGACTTAATGCCTACCCTGATGGCAGTATCTTTATCTAGCCCCCTAACGCAgagaacaagatgaaaagggCCGGCCCTGCACATTGAGATTATACAGGGAAAGCTTTGGGGCACTGAGCCGACTCGAGAATGGGCAATAGATGGCACCAGAGAGCCAAAGGTCATCCCCTGTCTCTTTATCTTTCCCACTCCTTGTCCTCTCAGTTACCGATTTGGCGGATCGTACTTTCTCAAAAGCTCCAGAAGAAAGGTTCTTAACTTTTCTTTGTGTCATGCACCCTTTTGTTGGACTGGTAAAGTCGATGAACCCCTTCTCAGAAGGATATTTGAAATGCATAAAACATACTTGTACTgaaatacagttatcaaaatattaaagTAAGATATGGGGTGGCCCTAATAATAGTGTCATTTCAAAATGAACATAAGTGATATTTTGAGATTTCTGTACCGTGATATGAAGATATTTGTGATTTTTAGGGATGACAAAGTCTCAGGTTCTGTTCATATGGTTGTGGAGTGTTGCCTACAAACATAATTGAAAGAAACACTAAATTTCAGCTTAAAGTTTactgaaaatatgtattttttttcctatttaagttCCCTTGACTTCCTACACCGCCACCACTGTCCTAGGctcatgtggttttttttgtttgtttgttttgcggtacacgggcctctcactgttgtggcctctcccgctgcggagcacaggctccggacgcgcaggctcagcggccatggctcacgggcccagccgctccgcggcatgtgggatcttcccggaccggggcacgaacctgtgtcccctgcatcagcaggcggactctcaaccactgcgccaccagggaagccccgtcatgTGTTTTACTTTCACCATTACCATGGCCTCTTAATTGACTGCCTTCGCCCCCCTCCTCCAGTCCTGCAGTCAGTAAATCAGATCTTGGCTCCTCAGCATGAAATGCTTCAGGGTACCCCGTGACCTTGAGGATCAGATCTAAGTCCCTTTCGTGGTTCTCAGAACTCTCCAAGACTGGCCCAGTATACAGCCTCGACTCCTGTCATTCTAAACCACTGGCCCTTCCCAGAAACAACCACTTACTTTTCCTTTAAACCTAAGCTTAGGTGTTAGTTCTGAGTCATCTTCTTTGGCCCTGACTCATGGAGCCGTGGGCACCGTGCTGGGTGTTGATGACACAGTGCTGGGCCCCCGGTTCTGCCTTTCAGATCCCTTCTACTGGATCAACCCTGGAGTGCTGGCGCTCATCGCGGTTCTGCCTGTGCTCCTCCTGCAGATCACTGTGGGCCTTGTCTTCCTCTGCCTGCAGCACAGACTCAGAGGTACAGGCTGGAGGGTGGCGGGCTGGGGACCCTTCCCTGAAGTGCCTGGTCTCTTGGAGCTTGGTCAGCTAACGTTTATTTTTGAGGGACTTCTGGGTTCAGAACTCCATAATGACAAGTTTTACATCCTACCGAATGTAAATATCATTTAGATAATAGGACCTTTCATTTCCCTATGAGGTAGGGCTGATATATAATAGCCCCATTTTAGAGAGGAAGCAACTGAGGCCTGGAGTGGTTCAGAGATTTACTCAAGCTGGCACAGCTTATAAGTGGCAGAGCTCAGGCCTAAACCCCTATCTTCTGGCCCCTGAAACATACACAGCAGCTCATGCAACTGGGGGAGTGTGAGCTTCAGAATCAGGCAAGTCTGTGCTACTAGGtttaaataaagatactgtaagTAAAAGTCCCTACCACATAGTAGGTGTTGTTTCCTCCTTCTCCATCCAACActgaggacacgggttcaactgTCTTAAGCTCCTCTCTAGTGCCCAAGAGCTTTCATTTTGCGACTTCTCCCAGCCACCAAGCATTCTCAAAGCCAAAGCCCACAGGACCTCCaattctcctccccctcccattCCTAAGAGGATAAAGCAGCAAGGAGGGCTTGGAGTATATGAGGGGGGATATTGGTGGGATCTTCTCTTCCCTTGACCTCGTCCCAGATACTCAGTTACCTCTTCTCCCACATGAGAAAGATCTTCAGCCCACATGGCTGAGCAGAAAGAACCTGATCAGTGGAGTTGGCCAGCCTGGGTTTAGATCCAGTTCAGACAATGACATgaactctccaagcctcagttgcCTAGTCTGAGTCAAGTAGAGATAACACCCTCCCTCCTACAAGTTATGGATTAAAGGACATAGTGTTATGTAAAGCACCTAGTACAGAGCCGGTCACAAAGCAGCTGCTCAACTAAATGTttagttccttccttcctcattcaGATGGGAAGTAGCTTTAGATTTACAAAGTGACAACCCAGCAGGGTGGAGTGACATTGTGAACTGAGAACCAGCAAGAAAAGGAGCAGAGAGCAGTGGGGGCGGTAATAAAACCTTAGATTGGCATTGGTGAACATCGCTGTCTACTGAGCTTCTCCGCATTCTTTAACCCAATATTTAACCCAGGCAATAGCCAGGGAATGAGCCTGAACTCCTGCTTTCAAATCTGGTGCTCTTCTCACTCTAAGGATGTTCATGGGCTACTGAGAAACACGCTGCACAAAGGCCCAAGGCAACGGGTGTGGAGGGGCCCCATCTAGTGCCTGAGCTGGAACTAAAAATGTCACCTTTTTCTATTTTAGGAAAAATTCCAGCAGAGATAGGTGAGTTCCAGGCACCTTCCCTCCCCATGCCTCCCTCCAGGTCATTTTCTCAgaccatctctgcctctgtcccaATACCCTGTGCTCCCTTCGAGTGGGAACTTCACTATTTAAAACTCCTATAACCAGTCATAGAGTCTCATTCCTCTTCCCTGCCTTCAGCCAGAGTAGAAGTAAAATCCTACAGCTTCCTTTCCTCCATCGTGCTTACATCGTCACTTACAATTTAAAGTGACTAAATAACAAAGGCTCAGAGGAGAAAAGATCGTTTTGAGTGCCATACTAATAATCCctttccatttattctttcagAGAATCTCCACCGGACTTTTGGTAAGTCCTGGGGTACCCAGCCCCccagatcagcttggtgcttcacTCGGCTCCTGTTACCTGGGGACGTAAGGACCCCTGGCTTCTGGTTGGTTTCCTCCCTCTCTTGTTCTTTCTTTGAATGTCATCATCTGCACCTAGGATGGGTTAGATAATAGCAAACACTTACATTACGCTTTCATGTACCTGGCACTGTAACAGCTTCCTAAATGTTAACATTCTAGGAATTACAAGTACTTTATGTACATTACTTCCCTTTTCAGGAATTACAAAGGGGAGGTAAACAGATCCTTTGCACATCAACTTGATGTCTAGTTGGGGAggtgatacatatacataaattaaCTGGAGAACAAAGTACATATACATCGACAACGCACACAGAGGAATGAGTTTTCACAGTACAGAATGAGTAACTACATGTGACTCCTCAGGGAAGGGAAGGCGTCTTGGGGGAAGAGGAAGACATCAAACCCCACTAGAATGTTGGCctggacttcctggtggtccactggttaactctgcacttccactgcagggggtgagggttcaatccctggtgggagaactaagGTCCCGAATGCCGTGCagcgaagaaaaaaaaaaaatagaatgttggCCCTAGGACATGGTCTCTGTCCTTTTTGTTCACTGCAGATTGTCCAGTGCCTAATGACAATGCCTACAACAGAAGGGCacccaaatatttgttgaatggatgttGCAGAAATTATAAGATGGTCCCTGCTCTGAGCAGCCTTCCTGAACAGCCTCTCTTCCTGAGGCTGGAGGTGCCCCGGCTCCACGCTAGCATTTAATCAGTGTGCagaaaaaacaacacacacagtCTGCAACTCAAAGGGGAGGAACAGGATCTTTGTTTTACAGGATTCAAATAACAAAGGTCTTAACTTTTTGTACTCTTTGGCAATCTGGTGAAGCCTCATGGACCCGTCCCTTCCCGGAATGTTTTGAACTGTACGCATAATATAACACATAGGATTACAAAGAAAACCATTGTTTTGAAACAGTTTTCGAAATATAAACAAATTTGTGATAAAGTAACAAATGTTTCTTtaacaaaaatatacattaagTAATAAGATGTAGCAGCAGGTCTAATAATTTGGTGATTTCAAAATACTGATAAACAGTATTCTGAGATTTCTGCAACAACTCTGAGGGGAATGTGGTTTCCATTGGTGATAAAGTCACAGGTACTGCTGGTAACTGGTTTGTTAGTTACATTTTTAGTGTAAGAAAATGCTAAATTCAGTTTGAAGTTAgtgcaaataaaaatgtaatgcTTTTCTCATCCAAATTCATGAACTCCCTGGACTCTATCCACAAACTATTTTGGAACCCAGGTTAAGaacctcccccctccaccacccaaaAGAAACCCAATAATAAATGGAGAGGGGTGGGTGGGACACAAAGGGGAACACATGTTAATCCTGTTTGTTCTGTGGCAAACGATTCAGATCCCCACTTCCTGAGGGTGCCCTGCTGGAAGATAACCCTGTTTGTAATTGTGCCAGTTCTTGGACCCCTGGTGGCCTTGATCATCTGCTACAACTGGCTACACAGAAGACTAGCAGGTGCAGTGCTGGGGCAGCAAACAGGACCACTGGGCAGCAGGGGATCAAGCCAGCCCTGAGTGGGAAACATAAAGAGGGTGGATGGAACCAGGGCTCAAGATTCAGAGCTGGAATTTCCTTCCTGCTCTGTCCACATGGCCAACTCCAGGCTCCTCAGAGAATTCATGAAGAGAACCACTTACTGAGATCTGTGGGGTCCCTTAGTGGAAAGGGAGGGGGGGTGACTATGAATTCCACAGGGAGGATGTGGGAGGAGTTAGTCATCTTCCATTCATCAcctatttctctttgttttcaggGCAATTTCTTGAAGAGCTAAgtaagttttcttctctttcttataagctgagagcaaaaaaacaaaacaaaacaaaacaaaaaaccaaggaaACAGCAAGGGGAAGAGGGGGCTATTGAGGGATCAAAATCCCAAAGGAAAGGAAGGGCTGGTGAGCCTGGCTGGAGGGAGGATTCCTCCTCCACCTTCGTGCTCCAAAGCAAGAACCCCACTCCAGCTGGCCTCCTTTCTCGATTGTTCCCTACAGCAGCTGTCCTGGGCCTCACCTCCAAGACTAGATGACTCCACAGGGCCTTTCTTCCCCCTGGTGTGACAGTTTCATGATAGAAACTGTTGACAGCTTTTTCAACTTATTTTCTCCTCCTTCTAGGAAACCCCTTCTGAATGATGTCACATCTTGGCAGGGTGGAGAAGAGCCTGGTTGGCCCAAAGATTGGTCCTCGGGGATGTCGCATCCATCAAGTTGCACACTCACTGGCCTCTTTGCTGTGGGGACATTCCAATCTGTACTTGCAGGAATGCTCTGAATTCCAAATAGGATCAACTTCTCTTCTGTCATCTACTTTgtctctccctttccccagctccttccttcctctcctcctttatGCTGCCCACATATTTCTACTCCTTGGTGTATCTTCCATCTGGAAGTCCTCTCTGGTTACAGCCAGGCAGCTGCTCTTCTCTCCATCAGAGGGCACCTGTGCTGCAGAGTAACACAGACAAGAGGGTCTCTGCCATGAACTGGAGACCAGGAACCTCCGCACTGCAAATTATAGCACACCAACTTTGCAAATGGTGGTCGTTTCTTCCAAGATCTCAGCCCTGCTGGGAAGGAGCAGGAAAAGTCCAAAACATCCAAGACAGCACCAAGTGACCTGCAGAGTGAGGACATGGGGAGCCCTAACCAAAAGCAGGAGATGGTGAGAAACCCGCAGAACACTGGCCAGAGCTCCATCTTGCCCCGGCAGCCTACCGAGGTGCCAGGGGAGCAAGGGATGAGAACTGGGCCACACACCTGCTTTAAAACGCCTCCTTTCTACATCTGGTCCAGATGGGTCCCTCAGATTCTCTCCCCCACTCATCCTTTTTCTCCCATCTTCATACCTATTGGAGTGTCCACTGTTTTCTTCAACAACTACTACTTGATGGTCTATCAGACACAAAGAAACAAGCTGGGTGCTAATTAATAATACTACAAGTTTCCATGTGCcacctcttttcctttctgtatttCCTTCATTATTCCTTCACCTCTCTCTTCCTCTACCCGTCTCCTTACCCTGGAGGTTAGCCCTCAGGAAAACCAAACAGAGAAAGACCTCGGGTGGAAAGGCCATTTATTTACACTCCAACACCTTCACTGCCTTATCtgctttctttcctctgctgccttctcccctcccttc from Mesoplodon densirostris isolate mMesDen1 chromosome 10, mMesDen1 primary haplotype, whole genome shotgun sequence encodes the following:
- the MOG gene encoding myelin-oligodendrocyte glycoprotein; translated protein: MASFLSSSLPSCLPSLLLLLQLSSISAGQFRVMGPGQPIRALVGDEAELPCRISPGKNATGMEVGWYRPPFSRVVHLYRNGKDQDEEQAPEYRGRTELLKETIGEGKVTLRIRNVRFSDEGGFTCFFRDHSYQEEAAIELKVEDPFYWINPGVLALIAVLPVLLLQITVGLVFLCLQHRLRGKIPAEIENLHRTFDPHFLRVPCWKITLFVIVPVLGPLVALIICYNWLHRRLAGQFLEELSKFSSLSYKLRAKKQNKTKQKTKETARGRGGY